From the Opitutia bacterium genome, one window contains:
- a CDS encoding efflux RND transporter periplasmic adaptor subunit, whose protein sequence is MPNKPSSKLALRLGFVALVLAAGAWLIVYFSRPVAVVAPAKPGLAIDAVPGSVTVMAEYRMLVKTEIAGRVTRSELDPGKSMKQGDFLVAIDPGDLELAIQQIEADLSAQRRRMQVGSAVKIELDNAKDELANIERLVQLGSRSSSDLVKAQRLVKQVEQKLALEDVENKQKLDTLENLLAVKRRQLTKMTMRAPFDGVIAQVFARAGDLIDPNAPIAELISTSRTVEARISEENFSGIRVGQQASVRFLGYGLQLYGASVAKVLPTADAETQRYLVHLSVDLPPEKLVPGLTGEVSIIIGKRDAKTNVPRRALRGNEVFVVVDGKVSRRAVKVGFVGLNQAEVLEGLKQGDLVIVEDLDRFQAGDRVRVLEERATTSS, encoded by the coding sequence ATGCCAAATAAGCCCTCCTCGAAGCTCGCGCTGCGCCTCGGCTTTGTCGCCTTGGTCCTCGCTGCGGGCGCTTGGCTCATTGTCTATTTTTCCCGCCCAGTTGCGGTTGTCGCTCCGGCGAAACCCGGCCTGGCGATCGATGCCGTGCCCGGCAGCGTTACCGTGATGGCTGAGTATCGCATGCTCGTGAAGACGGAGATTGCCGGTCGTGTCACCCGCAGCGAGCTCGACCCGGGCAAGAGCATGAAGCAGGGGGATTTCCTCGTCGCCATCGATCCGGGCGATCTCGAACTCGCCATCCAGCAGATCGAAGCTGACCTCAGCGCGCAAAGGCGTCGCATGCAAGTCGGCTCCGCGGTGAAAATCGAACTCGACAACGCGAAGGACGAACTCGCCAACATCGAGCGCCTCGTCCAGCTCGGCAGCCGCTCCTCCAGCGATTTGGTAAAAGCCCAGCGTCTCGTGAAGCAGGTCGAGCAAAAGCTCGCCCTCGAGGACGTAGAGAACAAGCAGAAGCTCGATACCTTGGAAAATCTCCTCGCCGTCAAGCGCCGCCAACTCACCAAGATGACCATGCGCGCGCCGTTCGACGGCGTCATCGCACAAGTATTCGCTCGGGCGGGCGACCTCATCGACCCGAATGCGCCTATTGCTGAGCTCATATCCACCAGCCGCACCGTCGAGGCGCGCATCAGCGAAGAAAACTTCTCCGGCATCCGCGTCGGCCAGCAGGCCTCCGTGCGTTTCCTGGGTTATGGTTTGCAACTTTACGGCGCCTCCGTCGCCAAGGTGCTGCCCACCGCCGACGCCGAGACGCAGCGCTACCTCGTGCATCTGTCGGTAGATTTGCCGCCGGAAAAACTCGTTCCGGGTCTCACCGGTGAAGTCAGCATCATCATCGGCAAACGCGATGCCAAGACCAACGTTCCTCGCCGCGCCCTCCGCGGCAACGAAGTGTTTGTCGTTGTTGACGGCAAGGTCTCCCGTCGCGCGGTCAAGGTCGGTTTCGTGGGCCTGAACCAAGCCGAGGTGCTCGAGGGCCTGAAGCAGGGCGATCTCGTCATCGTCGAAGATCTCGACCGCTTCCAAGCGGGCGACCGGGTCCGCGTGCTCGAAGAGCGCGCGACTACCAGCTCCTGA